Proteins from one Sulfurovum sp. TSL1 genomic window:
- a CDS encoding 1-acyl-sn-glycerol-3-phosphate acyltransferase: MKIFATIRFYWGAFVISFNTAVFMIPALMLFGKYKSTIVHHINRLTLFMMGGRLAQEGTMDASADMYVMNHQGIVDIIGLEALQNNHLRWVAKKELFETPWFGNLLRHGEMISLDRQNKAGLIKLIKDVQESKEVYHRPVAIFPEGTRTDKQPLLPFKQGTKLIAEKLGLRIQPIVITGSKWVLNEHIRTAHSGTVKYTFLPSFTVESNDKEWFDTLRENMQKVIDDEYSNNHCSR, encoded by the coding sequence ATGAAGATCTTTGCGACCATTAGGTTTTACTGGGGTGCGTTTGTCATCTCTTTTAATACCGCTGTTTTTATGATACCTGCATTAATGTTGTTCGGTAAGTACAAAAGTACCATTGTACATCACATCAACCGTTTGACGCTTTTTATGATGGGTGGCAGACTGGCCCAGGAAGGCACGATGGACGCCAGTGCAGATATGTATGTCATGAACCACCAGGGGATCGTCGATATCATCGGTCTTGAAGCTTTACAGAACAACCATCTGCGCTGGGTTGCGAAGAAAGAGCTTTTTGAGACACCCTGGTTCGGCAATCTTTTACGTCACGGAGAGATGATCTCTCTTGACCGTCAAAATAAAGCCGGTTTGATAAAACTCATCAAAGATGTACAAGAGTCCAAAGAGGTCTATCATCGTCCTGTAGCGATATTCCCTGAAGGTACAAGAACCGACAAACAGCCTTTACTTCCTTTTAAACAAGGCACAAAGCTCATAGCCGAGAAGCTGGGGTTACGTATACAGCCCATCGTTATTACAGGCAGCAAATGGGTCTTGAATGAACATATCCGAACAGCCCACAGCGGCACCGTAAAATATACTTTTTTACCTAGTTTTACTGTAGAGAGTAATGACAAAGAGTGGTTTGATACACTCAGAGAGAACATGCAAAAGGTTATTGATGATGAGTATAGCAACAATCATTGCAGTCGCTAG
- the crcB gene encoding fluoride efflux transporter CrcB: MMSIATIIAVASGGAIGATLRLLINGAVNKHFIHALPLGTLAVNFIGSMIIGMLFAYFHMNTSLSPHVKTFLVTGILGALTTYSTFAIESFFLLEAGHYLHAFANMALNLFGTILLAGIGYLLILQISK, encoded by the coding sequence ATGATGAGTATAGCAACAATCATTGCAGTCGCTAGCGGCGGTGCCATAGGGGCAACACTGAGACTCCTTATCAACGGAGCGGTCAATAAACATTTTATACATGCCCTTCCCTTAGGGACATTGGCAGTGAATTTCATAGGAAGTATGATCATAGGTATGCTTTTTGCTTATTTCCATATGAACACTTCACTGTCACCTCATGTAAAAACGTTTTTAGTGACAGGTATACTCGGTGCATTGACCACCTACTCTACCTTCGCTATAGAGAGCTTCTTTTTACTTGAAGCAGGACATTACCTACATGCCTTTGCCAACATGGCGCTTAACCTTTTTGGTACCATACTGCTTGCAGGTATCGGGTACCTTCTCATACTACAAATTTCAAAATAG
- the mrtJ gene encoding JDVT-CTERM system glutamic-type intramembrane protease yields the protein MNKTHIQLGAAVLAAPLFVLLHNSLFQHQIFNVDLLHFDVTSLFFLIVFYPVVEELAFRGVIQEFIAAKTKQYPSFLYLSVANIVTSLLFVAMHFVHHAPLWAMLVFIPSLVFGYFKEQYGHIGASIFLHMFYNACSLFLIL from the coding sequence GTGAATAAAACACATATACAATTGGGAGCGGCTGTCCTGGCTGCTCCGCTATTTGTCCTTCTTCATAATAGTCTATTTCAACACCAAATCTTTAATGTTGATCTCTTGCACTTCGATGTTACATCTCTGTTCTTTTTGATCGTATTTTATCCGGTAGTGGAGGAGTTGGCTTTTCGTGGGGTGATCCAGGAGTTTATCGCTGCGAAGACAAAACAGTATCCATCTTTCTTGTATCTATCGGTAGCGAACATTGTGACATCACTGCTCTTTGTTGCGATGCACTTTGTACACCATGCACCGTTATGGGCAATGCTGGTATTTATACCGTCTTTGGTCTTTGGGTATTTCAAAGAGCAGTACGGACACATAGGTGCCAGTATCTTTCTTCACATGTTCTATAATGCGTGCTCTTTGTTTTTGATCTTGTAG